CGAGCGCGATGAGGCGTGGGGGTGTTTTGGGCGGCGGTGTTTGTTAGGCTGAAGGGTATGCGTGACCTCGACGCACACGAGACGTACCACCCCGACAAGAACCGCCTGCACGAGGACCTGCGGAACCTGGCGGACGCGCCGCTCGCGCTTGCGGAGGTGTACCCCGGACCGTACGGCGTGGTGGGGTTTGGGGAGGGCTGGTGGCCCGCGGAGCTCGCGCGCGAATGGATTCCGGCCGCGCTGGTGCAGGAAGGCACCCAGTTCGTTTTGCAGGGCGGGTACGACCTGGGTGAGGCCATGGGGGCGGGCCTCTTCGCGGAGGCGGGCGGGGCCCGCGTGGTGCGGATCGGGTTTGGCGACGGAGCGGACGTGGAGATCCCCCCTCACCCCCTCGCGGCCTACCGCTACCTCCAGTACCTGCTCCACGCGACCGGCCAGCACGCGGAGGCCGAAAAGGTCCGGCAGGCCGTAGCCCGCGAGAAAGAGCACCTGGTTCCGGAGGTGCCCACGGAGCAAAACCCGGCGAAACTGACCGCCTGGAACCTGGTGGAGCGCACCCCGGTCTGGGTGGTCTCGGACCGCTACCCGGAACTGGCGCGCGCGGCGCAGCAGGTCTTCGCCCGCGTGGCGAAGAGCCTCTCGATCAGCCCGCCCCCTGCAGGGCTCGAGTTCTTCATCACCGCCCTCGAGGCGCGTCACGAGCAGGGGGACCCGCTCGTGGCCGTGGTGCTGGGGGACGACGAACGCACGCGGCTCGCGGTCGAGATCCTGGGCACGCGGGTGGACACGATCGTTGAGCTGCCGCCCCCCCAGGCGGAGGGGCTGATCGCGGAGACCATGGCGTACTGGTACCGCCTCGCGTGGGTCAGCTACTACCTGGCCCTGATGTACGGGCAGGACCCCGGAGATCAGGAGGTCCTCTCCCGCCTGCGCGACGCGACCTAGATGCCGACCTTCCCGCCGTTCCCGAAGCCGAGCTCGCTCGAGGCGGCCCGCCGTTTGCAGGAGGCGCTGGCTGCGCGCGTGGTGCTGGAGGGTGACCCCCGCGGCGTGCGGTTCGTGGGGGCGCTCGACGCTTCGGTGCGGCGGGGGGAGGACCTAGTGGCCGCCGCGGTCTTGTGGGACCTCGAGGCCGGGGACGTGCTCGAGGTGGGGCTGGCCCGCGTGCCGGCGGGGGCGGTCTTCCCGTACGTGCCGGGCTTCCTCTCCTTCCGCGAGGCGCCCGTGTACCTCGAGGCGCTGGCCTGCCTTTCGCGGGGGCCGGACCTGCTTTTGGTGGACGGGCAGGGCATCGCGCACCCGCGCGGCCTGGGGATCGCGGCGCATCTGGGTGTGCACCTGGATCTCCCGTCCGTTGGGGTGGCGAAAAGCCGGCTGTGCGGTGCGCCCCAGGGGGCGCTCGCGCTGGAGAAGGGCAGTGCGGTGCCGCTGGTGGACGGCGCGCGCCAGATCGGGTGGGTGTACCGCTCGCGCACCGGGGTGAAGCCCCTCTACGTCTCGCCCGGCCACCGGGTGGGGATGCGGGAGGCACTCGAGTTCGTGCGGGGCCTGCCCGGGCGGACGCGGCTGCCCGAGCCGCTCCGGACGGCGCACCTTTGGGCGGGGCGGGCGCGCCGGGAGGGTGTGGTGGGTCGCGTGGTCCTGGGGTAAAACAGGAGCGTGGACGTGAAACCCAACTGGACCTACCGGATCTGCAAGTGGTTGGCGTACGGGTTGTTGCGGTTGTTGTTCCGTATCGAGATCCAGGGGGCTGAGCGGGTGCCGCGCGAGGGGCCGGTCGTGGTAGCGGCGAACCACCTTTCGTTTTTGGATCCGCTCGCGGTGGGGGTGGGGATGCCCCGGCCTACGGCGTTCATCGCACGGGCGGACCTTTTCCGCATGCCGCTGCTTTCCTGGTTGTTGCCGCGGTTGTACGCGATCCCCGTGGAGCGCGGGGCGGGGGATCTTGCCGCGGTGAAGGCTGCGATTCGGGCGTTACGAGAGGGGTTGGCCTTTGGCATCTTTCCCGAGGGGGCGCGGACGCGCACGGGACGCTTGCAACCCTTCAAGACCGGGGTGGCGGCGATCGCGATCCGTACGGGAGCGAAGGTGGTGCCGGTCGCGGTGATCGGAACGGATGCGGCCTGGCCGGTGGGGCGTGGGCCCCGGCCGTTCCGGAAGATCAAGGTGGTGTTCGGGGAGCCGATCGACCTGGCGGACTACGCCCGGCGCTTGGACAAGCGGGCGCTCGTGGAGGCCACCGAGGGGATTCAGGCCGTGGTGCAGCGGTTGCTCCCGGAGAAGTACCATCCTGAAGAATCCTTTCCCAAGTTAGAGCCAGGGTATAAAAACGAAGAATCTAGCCGGGGTCATGTAAAAAACTCGGTTGAGTAAGAGGGGAGCCCTTAGTCTGGTTCTGCCATGAAGCCGACTGAGGACTCCCCGAGCTCCATCGTACCCTGTCCCCACTGCGGAGCCACCCGTGAGGAGAGCGGGGGCTACCGCAGACGCAAGCTGCGCACCTTTCGGGGCATCCAGGAAGTCAGAGTCAAACGGATCCGCTGCGCCCAATGCAAGCGCCAGAAACGAGCTCTCTACCCGGAGGACTGCCCTAGAAGCCGCTGGTACGCGATCTCCATCCAGGAGCACTTCCTCATCCTCGCAAGCCATCGCGCCCCTGAAAGCGTCCAAAACGATCTCGCCAAGAACCTGGGCTTCCCCCTCACCCGTCCCACCCGCCTCCGCTGGCTCAGGTCCGCGGGGGCCAGGGCCAAACGGCTCCTTCAGCGGGAGAACCGTCTTCTCCGAGGGCGGGTGTACTGGGGGAGTGTGGATGAATGGGCCTTTGGCCGGGGCCCCAAGGGGTACGGGTACCTTTACTTTGAGGCTTGGACGGGTTGCCCGCTGTGGGGAGACCTTGGCCATCGGCGGCGTTACGAGCGGGTGCGGGAGCTCCTTTGGAGGTTACCTCCAAGGCTGGGGGTGGTTTCGGACGGGGCGCAGGAGGTAGGGGAGGCGTTGGGCTGGTTGGGGCGGAGGCTGCTTTGGGCCCGGTGCGCTTTCCACCTGATGCGGGAGGTACGGGCCAAGGTGGACCGGAAGGCGTGGGGGGAGATACGGGAGGGTCTGAGGGTGCTGCGGGGGCTTGGGCCTGGGGAGAGGGAGGCGTTCTTTTGGAAGGAGCTTCTGCCCCGGTGGGGTAAGGCCTTGGAGGGCTGGGTGCGGGCTTGGGAGGGGTTGCAGGAGGCTTGGGGGGCCGAGGTACCGCCTCCTTGGACAAACAACGTGGCGGAGGTAGGGCATGGGCGATTGTGGCGGCGGCGCAGGCGGAGGGTGTTGCGGAGCCTGGAGGTGGGGGAATCCTGGTTGATGGTGGGGCTTTACCGGATGCGGCATCGGCGGATTGGGGAAAAGAGCCCCTGGGAAAGGCTTACGGGAACTCTTTCCCCAGAGTGCTGGTGGAGGCCCCTGGTGGGGAGGATAAAAGGGTCAACTCAAAACTTGCACCTCCCGCATATCCCGCATAAACCTTCACCCCCTCCCCCCGGCGGCCAGAGACCCAGGGCATAGAGCTCCCGCAGGGCGACCTGCACCACGAGCTCAGGCAAGAGAACCCGCGCCGCCCGCTCCCTGGCCTCCCGCCAGCTTCCTTCCCCCTCCATGCCCACCCAGTGGGCCAACAGGTAGGCCAGAAGGGAAAGCACCAGAAAACGGTGCACCCCCAAAGCCGTCCGCTGCCCAAACTGCCCCAGGGAGAACTCGCTTTTCGCGGCGCGGAAGAAGTGCTCTATGGCAAACCGCCTCTTTCCCCAAGTGAGCGCCGTCCGGGGCGTGGCGGGAAAGGTGGCCACCACGTACCGCCACTCCCAGCCCCCTTGGGGCAGGGGGTAGCGGTACCAGGCCACCCAGACCGGGAAGGAAAGCCCCCAAAGGTAGACCCGGCTCCCCTGCCGCCTGAGGTCCCCAAGCCTCCCCCCTTCCCGCAGCCTCCGGTCCCGCCGCATCCCCACCACCGCTTCAAAACCCAACCGCTTCACCCCGAAAAGGAACCGGGTGGTGCCAAAGGCCGCATCCGCGGCCACCCGTATCCGGAAGGCCCGGCGCATCCAGGGGGGCAGAGAGGCCAGGAGGCTTAGGGCCAGGCGGGAGAGGGCCTTCTCCCCCTTGCCCCGCCAGAGGCGGTAGGCCCAAGGGATGCGGAGGTCTCCGTAGACGAGGTAGAGGACCACCAGATGGAGTCCCCACTTGCCGTGAAAAAAGGAGAGGGGCAGGGCCTGGAAACGGCCCCGCTTCTCCAGAGTGACTAGGTCCAGGACCACCAGGAGACGGGGCTTGGGGCCTTTTTTCTTTCTGGCCCGGTCCAGGGCTTTCTCGGCCTCTTTTCTTGCCAGGCGGATGAGAGCGCGGGTGGGCCAGGGGTAGCGGTTGAGGAAGCGAGAGAGGGCGGAGGGGGACTTGACCTGGCTGTGCTGGGGTCTGGCCTTGCCGTGGCCGTGGAGGAGGAGCAAGAGCAGGGCCTTGAGGGATTCCTGGAGGTGGGGGCTTGGCAAAAGGGCCAGGAGGGTCCAAAGTAGGGACAGGGCCGCTTGGGTCATGGCACCCGTCATCAGACGGGAAACCAGCGGCCCCTTTCAAGTGGTCCTGGCGCATAGGTATCCCCAGGGTGCATAAGTGCAAGTTTTGAGTCAACCGACTTTTTTACATGAGTCATCTAGCCGCTAGCCTTGCAAAACAAGGGTTCGGCGTGGTATAGTCCGTGGGGAAGGGAAATTATAGGGAGGTGAAGGTATGGCTAATAAGAAGACCGTTACGAAGGCCGACCTCGTCAACCATGTGGCGGAGACCACCGGACTGAAGAAAAAGGACGTGAAGGCCGTGGTGGACGCCTTCTTGAGCGAGGTGGCCGATATGTTGGACCGGGACTACAAGGTCCAGCTTACCGGTTTCGGTACCTTCGAGGTGCGCAAGCGCAAGGCCCGCACCGGCGTGAAGCCCGGCACCACCGAGAAGATCAAGATCCCGGCCTCGAAGTACCCGGCCTTCAAGCCCGGTAAGGCCTTGAAGGAGAAGGTCAAGGTCTAAACCCCTCAGGCGGTATCGCGGGGCGGGTTCTTCCCGCCCCGCGATGTTATGTTACGCGCCGCCAAGCGCCCCGCCGGGTGTGGAGCCGCCCGGCTTTGGTTTTACCTTGGGCACCACCCGCAGCGCCTGCCGTTCCTCCTCGTTCTCCAGGGCGGGGGCCTCGAGCGGCTGGCCCTCCACCACCCGCACGAACTCTTCAGCCGTGAGGGTCTCCCGCTCCAAGAGGGCGGTCGCCACCCGCTCGAGCACCTCCTTGTGCTCGAGGAGGAGGCTCCGCACCCGCTCGTACTGCTCGTCAATGAGTTGTTTGACCGCTTCGTCGATGCGGCGGGCGGTTTCTTCGGAGTACTGTCGGGTCTCGTATCCGCCCAGGTAGGTGTCCTCGCGGATCTGGTAGGCCACGTACCCGAAGGCGGGGTGCATGCCCCATTCGGTGATCATGCGTCGCGCCAGGGCCGTGGCCTGGCGGAAATCGTTTTCCGCGCCGGTGGTCACGTCGTCAAAGACGATCTCCTCCGCGGCGCGGCCGCCCAGGGCGACCGCGATCTGGTCGAGGAGGCGTTTGCGGCTCCAGTGGAGCACATCCTCCCGGCGGGGCATCATGAACCCGAGGGCCCGTCCACGCGGCACGATCGTGATCTTGTGGACGGGGTCCGCGTAGGGGAAGAAGTGGGCTGCGAGGGCATGGCCGGCCTCGTGGTAGGCGGTGATGCGCTTGTCGCGTTCGTTGAGCACCATGCTTTTCCGGGCGGGGCCCATGGCCACGCGGTCCGCGGCCTCGTCCAGGTCCTTCATCGTGATCTTCTTGCGGCCCTCACGCGCGGCGAGCAGGGCGGCTTCGTTCAGGAGGTTCTCGAGGTCCGCCCCGACGAATCCGGGGGTGCGTTTGGCGACCAGGGCGAGGTCCACGTCCTCGGCTAGGGGTTTGCCTCGCGCGTGGATGCGCAGGATCTGTTCGCGCCCTTTGACGTCGGGGGCGTCGATGGGGACCTGCCGGTCGAACCGGCCGGGGCGCAAAAGGGCGGGGTCGAGGATATCGGGGCGGTTGGTCGCGGCCATGACGATGACCGAGGTGTCCTTCTCGAACCCGTCCATCTCCACCAGGAGCTGGTTCAGGGTCTGTTCGCGCTCGTCGTTCCCGCCGCCGATGCCGCTGCCGCGCTTGCGGCCTACGGCGTCGATCTCGTCGATGAAGATGATGCAGGGGGCGTGGCGTTTCGCGGTTTCGAAGAGGTCGCGCACCCGGGCCGCGCCCACGCCGACGAACATCTCCACGAAATCCGAGCCGCTGGCAGTGATGAAGGGCACCCGGGCTTCGCCGGCTACCGCTCGGGCGATATGGGTTTTGCCGGAGCCGGGGGGGCCGACGAGGAGCACGCCGCGGGGGATGCGGGCGCCCATCTCGAAGAAGCGGTTGGGGTTTTTGAGGAACTCCACGATCTCCGAGAGCTCTTCCTTAGCTTCCTCTGCGCCGGCCACGTCCTTGAAGGTGACCTTGGGGGCTTCGGCGAGGATACGGGCTCGGCTTTTGGTGAAGTTGAAGGTGTTGTCCGAGGAACCCCCCCGGTAGTTTCGGGAGAAGTACCAGAACGCAGCGAAGACCAGGGCGATTACGACGAGGGGGAGAAGGATGCTCGCGTAGGGGTTGTCCCGGGGTGGGGGCAGGACCTCGACGGTGATGCCGCGGTTGTGCCAGGCCTCCGCGGTGGCGGTGTCGATGGGGCTGGGAGCGTAGGTCACGAACTCGCTGCCGTCCTTGAGCCGGCCGATGATCTGGCTTCCTTGGATGGACAGCTCTTGAACCCGGCCGGCTTGGATCTCGCTGAGAAAGGTGGAGTACTTCAGGGTTTTGGAAGTGCTTTGCGGGCTGCCGAGGCTGATGGCCCACGCGATGAGGATCGCCCCGAACAGGATGATCCAGAGGTTTAACGGAAGTCGTCGCATTGCTCCCCCTATCTATACCTCAGGGTACACCCTGGCCGGACGGGGAAGGTGGCGAAGGGCACAGCCGGTACTTGATATGAATATACTCAATTCTATTGACAAGGATGTTCGACAGTGATATCCTGTCAGGGGAGTTAGGAAAGGGGTGTTGCGCATGGCTAAAGCCGTAGGAATCGACCTGGGAACGACCAACAGCGTGATCGCGGTGATGGAGGGGGGAAAGCCGGTCGTCCTGGAAAACGCGGAGGGCGAACGGACGACCCCCTCGGTCGTCGCCTTCAAGGAAGGGGAGACCCTCGTAGGCCGCATGGCCAAGCGCCAGGCCGTCCTGAACCCGCTGGGCACGATCTTTGAGGTCAAACGCTTCATCGGACGGCGCTGGGACGAGGTCAAGGAAGAAGCGGCCCGGGTGCCCTACAACGTCGAGGAAGGACCGGACGGGGGCGTGCGCATCCGCGTGGGGGACAAGCGGTACACCCCCGAAGAGATCAGCGCCATGGTGCTGCGCAAGCTCGTGGACGACGCCTCCGCCAAGCTCGGGCAGAAGGTCACCAAAGCGGTGATCACCGTGCCCGCCTACTTCAACAACAGCCAGCGTGAAGCCACCGCGAACGCTGGCCGCATCGCGGGCCTCGAGGTCCTCCGCATCATCAACGAACCCACTGCGGCCTCGCTCGCCTACGGCCTCGACAAGAAGGAGAGCGAGACCGTTCTGGTCTTCGACCTGGGCGGAGGGACGTTCGACGTGACCGTCCTCGAGATCGGCGAGGGGGTGTTCGAGGTCAAGTCCACCTCCGGGGATACCCACCTCGGCGGTTCGGATATGGACCACGCCATCGTGAACTGGCTTGCCGAGGAGTTCAAGCGGGAGCACGGCGTGGACCTCAAGGCCGACCGCCAGGCGCTCCAGCGATTGATTGAAGCGGCGGAGAAGGCCAAGATCGAGCTCTCCTCCACCACCGAGACCACGATCAGCCTGCCCTTCATCGCGCTGGACCCGGCCTCCAAGACGCCGCTGCACCTGGAGAAGAAGCTGACCCGCGCGAAGTTCGAGGAGCTCATCCAGCCGCTCCTGCACCGCTTGCGGACCCCGGTGGAGCAGGCCCTTAAGGACGCGGGGCTCAGCGCCAACCAGATCGACGAGGTCATCCTGGTGGGGGGCGCCACCCGCGTGCCCGCCGTGCAGCGCGTCGTGAAGGAGATCATCGGGAAGGAACCCAACCGCTCGGTGAACCCCGATGAGGTTGTGGCGCTTGGCGCGGCCGTGCAGGCCGGCGTACTGATGGGCGAGGTGGAGGACGTGGTGTTGCTCGACGTGACGCCCCTCTCCCTCGGGGTGGAGACCAAAGGGGGCGTGATGACCGTCCTCATCCCGCGGAACACCACCATCCCCACCCGCAAGACCGAGGTCTTCACCACCGCGGAGCACAACCAGACGGCGGTCGAGATCCACGTCCTCCAAGGTGAGCGGCCCATGGCCCAGGACAACAAGTCCCTTGGCCGCTTCCGCTTGGAAGGCATCCCGCCCATGCCCGCCGGCGTCCCGCAGATCGAGGTGACCTTCGACATCGACGCGAACGGCATCCTGCACGTTACTGCCAAGGAGAAATCCACCGGCAAGGAGGCCTCGATCCGCATCGAGAACACCACCACCCTCTCCGAGGAAGAGATCCAGCGCATGATCGAGGAGGCCCAAAAACACGCGGAGGAGGACCGGCGCCGCAAGGAGCATATCGAGCTCAAGAACAACCTGGACACCGCACGCATCCAGGCCGAACGGATCATGCAGGAGAAGGAGGCCAGCCCCGAGGTCAAGTCCCGCCTCGAGGCCGCCGTGCAGAAGGCTAAGGAGCTGGTGGAGAAGGACGCGGAGGACGCCGAGCTTCGTCAGGCCACCGAGGAACTCCTCTCGGCCCTGCAGGCCTACGAGCAGGCTGCGCAAGGGCAAGGCGCGACCGCAGCCTCCGGCGCGTCCGACAAGAAGGACGACGACGTGATCGACGCAGACTACAAGCCGGCGGAGTAACGCCCTGGGGGCCGGCACGCCGGCCCCCACCCCCCTGACAGGAGGTCATTCATGGCGAACGAGAAGGACCTGACCCAGCCGGAGCAAGAACCGGACGTTCAACCGGAGGGCGAGGCGCAGCCGGACCGGGAAGCGCTCGAGGCGGAGCTGCAAGCCGCCCGCGCGGAGCTGCAAGCCCTCAAGGACAAGTACGTGCGCTTGCTCGCGGACTTCGATAACTACCGCAAGCGCACCGCAGCCGAGGTGGAGGCCGCCCGCAAGGACGGCGAGCTGCGCGTGCTGCGCGCGTTGTTGCCGGTCCTCGACGACCTCTCCCGCGCCCTCGAGCACGCCCAGGCCAGCCCCGAGGCGATCATCGAGGGGATCAAGGCCGTGCGGGACGGTTTCCGCCGCATCCTTTCCGGTATGGGGGTGGAGGCGGTGCCGGGCAAGGGCGCGGCCTTTGACCCCCGGTACCACGAGGCCATCGGGGTGCTGGAGGGCGAGGAGGACGGGCGGATCGCCGAGGTCTTCCAGGAGGGATTCACGTACCAAGGGGCTTTGGTTCGTCCGGCCCGGGTGGCGGTGACGAAGAAGAAGGACGAGGATCCCGAGGCGTGACCCTCGCCTGGCGCGGGCTCTTGGGGAGGTGTGCATGAGCTACAAGGACTACTACGCGATCCTTGGTGTTCCCCGCACGGCAAGTCAAGAGGAAATCAAGCGGGCATACAAAAAGCTCGCGCGGAAGTACCACCCCGACGTCAACAAAGAGCCCGGTGCCGAGGAGAAGTTCAAGGAGATTAACGAGGCCTACGCGGTCCTGTCCGACCCGGAGAAACGCCGGGTATACGACGCGTACGGCACGACGCAGACCCCGCCACCCCCGCCCCCGGGTGGGTGGCGCTGGGAAGGCACGGTGGACCCCGGGGAGTTCTCCGACTTCTTCCAAGAGTTGTTCGGTGAGGGCCTGTTCGGTGGCCTGTTCGGAACCTCCCGGGGGGGCCGCCGCAGCGCGAGGGGCGGGGTGAACTACGAGCTGGAGTTCCCGCTCTCCCTCGAGCAGGCGTACCGAGGCGGGGAGCAGCGCATCGAGGTGAACGGCGAACCCATCGTGGTGCGGATCCCGGCTGGGGTGCGCGAAGGGAGCCGGATCCGCCTCGCGGGCAAAGGCGGACCTGGCGTGCCCCCGGGGGACCTGTACCTCACCGTGCGCCTCAAGCCGCACCCCACCTTCCGCCTCGAGGGGGACGACGTGCACGTCACCGTGGATGTCCCAGCCCCTGTCGCGGTGGTGGGCGGCACGGTCCGCGTGCCCACCCTGGACGGCCCCGTTGAGCTCACCCTCCCGCCCCGCACGCAGACGGGCCGTAAGTTGCGGTTGCGTGGGAAAGGCTGGCCCAAGCGCGGCGGCGGTCGCGGGGACCAGTACGTCACGGTGCGGGTGGTGATTCCGGAGCACCCCTCCCCGGAGGAGGAACGGTTGTACCGGGAGCTGGCGCGCCTGTTGAAACGTCAGGGGGTGATCCGCTGATGCTGGTGCGCAGCGAACGCTACGGGATGGGGTTCCTGGAAGCCCAAGGCCTCTCCCGCGCGGCGCTCGAGGCTTACGTTGAGCTCGGGTTCGTGGAGCCGCTCGAGTGGTGCGGCGAGTGGTACTTTAGCCGCGAGGATGTCGAGCGGTTATTCCGCGCCGAGCGGATTCGGAGGGATCTCGGGGTGAACCTGGTGGGTTCGGTCCTCGTCGTGGAGATCCTGGAGCGTTTCGGGGCTTAGCCCGTCGCGTTCTCGTCCGGCTCACGCCGCGGTGGTGCGCCATCGCGGGCGTTTTGTTTGTGCAGCAGGGCGTGGAGGGCCTTCATCGCCCCGAGCGCGCGCGGAAACCCCATAAAGATCGCGGCCTGCAGGATCGTCTCCCGCACCTCCCGTACCGTCGCACCGGCCCGCAGGGCGCCCTCGAGGTGCGTGGCGAGCTCGGGGGGGTTCCCCAGCGCGATCAGGCTGGTGATGGCCAAAAGCTCGCGCGTTTTTAGGTCCAGCCCTTCCCGCGCCAGCACCTCCTCGTACGCGAACTCCGTGATGTACCGGTGCAGGTCCGGGTCCAGCTCCGCCAGCATGCGGTCGATCACCTCGAAACGCTCTCCCCACAACGTTTCACGAACGCTCATCGGCATCCCCCCAGGTGCCCCGGGCCCGGCCCGGGGGCTTCCCCTATGCTACCCGCTCCAGCACGCCCCGCAGATCCCCCAAGGCCTCCCGGTGCTGGCCGTAATGATCCACCCACACCGTTCCCAGGCCCAGAGCCTGGGCGGCTTGGATGTCGGCCTCGAGGCTGTCCCCCACGTGGGTGGCGGCCTCCGGAGGTACGGCGAGGGCCTCCAGGGCGGCCTTGAAGATCCGGGGGTCGGGTTTAGCGACCCCCACCAGCGCGGAGACCGCCAGGGTATCGAAGTGCTCCGCGAGCCCCAGCACCCGCAGGATGTGCGGGAGCAACCCATCCCAGTTGGAAACGACGCCCAGCCGGTACCCTCGGTACCGAAGCGCCTCCAGCACCTCCCGCGCGTGGGGCGCGAGCGGCCATATCGCCGGGTTATCCCACTGGCGTACCAGCTCCTGAGCGACCTTTTCCGCTTCGGGAACCCCTAAGCCCTCCAAAAGCGCGCGGTCAAACGCGTACCAGATGGCCAGCGCTTCCTCGAGCGTCGTGGCGGTGAGGTGGCGTTGCTGGTACGTGGCGAAGGCGGCGCGGGCTGCTTCCTTAAGGCGCGACCAGTCCGCTGGAAGGTTGCGTTCGGCGAGGAAGGGCTCGAGCCAGAGTTTGGGGTGCGTGAGGATGAGCGTATCTCCAATATCGAACAGAACTGCGCGTTTCATGGTTTTACTCTAGATCATTTGAGGGGCGGGGACCGGTTCCTCGAACCCGTTGGAGGGGGACAGCTGGGCAGGCTAAAGGCGAGCGGCTGCGTTCGCTTGACAAGGCGAGAGGGCTCGTATATCATCCTATGTGCCTGATCAGGGTGCGCCCTGAGGGCGAAAAACAAAGCGTGTGGCCCCGTGGTGTAGTTGGTTAACACACCCGCCTGTCACGTGGGAGATCGCGGGTTCAAG
This region of Marinithermus hydrothermalis DSM 14884 genomic DNA includes:
- a CDS encoding HAD family hydrolase, with the protein product MKRAVLFDIGDTLILTHPKLWLEPFLAERNLPADWSRLKEAARAAFATYQQRHLTATTLEEALAIWYAFDRALLEGLGVPEAEKVAQELVRQWDNPAIWPLAPHAREVLEALRYRGYRLGVVSNWDGLLPHILRVLGLAEHFDTLAVSALVGVAKPDPRIFKAALEALAVPPEAATHVGDSLEADIQAAQALGLGTVWVDHYGQHREALGDLRGVLERVA